CGGCGACTGGAAGATCGTCGAGGGCCTCGAGGTCAACGACTTCTCCCGCGCCAAGATCGACGCCTCCACCGCCGAGCTCGCCGAGGAGCGCGACGCGGTCACCGAGCTGGGCCTCATCTGACGGCCGAGCAGTCACTTCTGAACCGCCGAGCGGTCAGTCTTGAACCACCCACCGGTCAAGTCTGAACCTCTCTCCCGCCGCCCCCCGACCTGTTGTCCACAGGCCGGGGGGCGGCGGCGTTCGTAGGAGCGCCGACTCGGGCAACGTGCCGTTCATGGACGTCCGCCCCACGCCGTTGACCGAACCCGCCACCACAGAGCAAGCCGCTGCACTCGGCTGGACCAAGCGCCGGCTGCAGCGGGCGCGCGAGGACGGACGCGTGCGCCGGGTGCTCCGGGGCGTGTACGTCGACGCCGACGTGCCCGACGGGACCGCGCTGCGTGCCGCGGCGGCGAGGCTCGTGATGCCGACGCGCATGGTGGTCTGCGACCGCAGCGCTGCCTGGATGCACGGCGTCGACCACTGGGAGCCGAGCGCACTCGACGTGCCGCCGCACCTCGAGGTCGTGGCCCGCGACGGCACGCGCACCCGGCTCACCGGGACGCGCGGGGCGCTGCGCTCCCTGGCCGCCGACGACGTGATGGAGCTCGACGGGGTGCCGGTGACGACGCCGTTGCGCACCGCGGCCGATCTCGCCTGCCTGCGCGGGCGCCTCGGGGCGGCTGCGGTGCTCGACCAGTTCGCCCGCCGCCACGGCATCACTCCTGAGGACTTGAGAGCGATCACCGCCCGCTTCGCCGGCCGGCGCGGCGTCACCCAGCTGCGGGAGCTCGCCCCGAGCGCGTGCGGGCTGCTCGAGTCGCCCGCCGAGTCGTGGGTGCGACGGCTGGTGGTCGACCACCAGCTGCCGATGCCGACGCCACAGGTGGTCGTGCTCCTGCCCGAGGGCCAGTTCCGCCTCGACCTGGCCTACCCGCGGCTGCGGATCGCGATCGAGTACGACGGCGAGGAGCACCACTCCAGCCCCGAGGACCGTGAGCGGGACCGGCTGCGTCGCGAGGCTCTACGACGGGCGGGGTGGGTCGTCGTCGTGGTCCGCAAGGACGGGCTGAGCGGTCCCGGGCTGGACACCTGGGTGCGACAGCTGCGGGCCGCGGTGGCGGAGCGGGTGGGCCCGGCTGGTCGACGCTACGCGCGCGGCGAGGGTGCCGGCGTACACCGGAGGTGACGGGCGAGTGGTGCCAGATCGACCGGTGGGTGGTTCGGAACTGACTGCTCGGTGGTGCGGAAGTGACTGCTCGGCCGTCAGAGACCGGGCTGGTTGGGGATGGTGCGGGCCAGGAAGAGCAGGAGGCCGCCGACGCCGCCGAGGAGGGCGACGTCGACGAGGCGGTGGCGCACCGCGAGCATGCCGGCGTCGCGGGCGGGCAGCACGAGCCGGGCGGCGGCGGCGGCCATCAGCGCCCCGGCCAGGACGCTGACACCCAGGCGCCAGTCGTCACGCCCGGCCAGCACGATGCCGACCGCGCCGGCGGCGAGCACCCCGAGGTAGATCAGCCCGCCGAGGGTCGAGGGGTAGCGGCGCCCCTCCTCCTCGGCGATCTCCTCGGCGATCTCCTCCACCGAGGTCGCCTGCTCCGCCGCGTCGTACGACGGCTCCTCGGGGTCGGCGCCGCCGGCGGGGTCGCTCACCAGGGCCACACTCAGGACGCAGCCTTCTCGGCCATGCCCACGATGTTGGAGAGCAGCATCGCGCGGGTCATCGGGCCGACGCCGCCGGGGTTGGGCGAGACCCAGCCGGCCACGTCCCAGACGTCGGCGGCGACGTCGCCGGCGATCTTGCCGTCGACGCGCGAGACACCCACGTCGAGCACGGCCGCGCCGGGCTTGACCATGTCGGCGGTGATGATGCCCGGCACGCCCGCGGCGGCCACCACGATGTCGGCCTCCCGCACGTGCTTGGCCAGGTCGCGGGTGCCGGTGTGGCACAGGGTGACGGTGGCGTTCTCCGAGCGGCGGGTCAGCAGCAGGCCCAGCGGGCGGCCGACGGTCAGGCCGCGCCCGACCACGACCACCTCGGCGCCGGCGACCTCGATGCCGTGGCGGCGCACCAGCTCGATGCAGCCCACCGGGGTGCACGGCAGCGAGCCCTCGACGTTGAGCGCCAGGCGCCCCAGGCTGACCGGGTGCAGGCCGTCGACGTCCTTGTCGGGGTCGACGCGCGAGAGCAGGGCGTACTCGTCGAGGCCGGTCGGCTGCTGCACCAGGAACCCGGTGCACGACGGGTCGGCGTTGAGCCGGTCGATCTCCGCCTCGACCTCGGCCTGGGTGGCGCTGGCCGGCAGGTCGACGCGGATCGACTCGATGCCGATCTCGGCGCAGTCCTTGTGCTTGGCGCCGACGTACCAGTGCGAGCCCGGGTCGTCGCCGACCAGCACGGTGCCCAGCCCGGGCACCACGCCGCGCTCCTTGAGCGCCGCCACCCGCTCGGTGAGCTCGGCCTTGATGGCCTTGAGGGTCGCGGTGCCGTCCAGCTTCTGTGCAGTCATCGTGCTCATCCTGTCATCTGCGTGCGTCGGGGCGCCGAGCCGGCGCTGGTTCCTGTACGTCGACGTGGTGGCGGTCGGCGGGCACGTCACCGGGTCTCGACACGCGCGTCGCGGCCTCGTTCCTCGGCCGCGGCGCTCGCTCGACCTTTCCACCTACGGCCCGGAGCAAGCTCCGTGCCTAGTGAAAAAAGTGCCGGGTGCCGGTGAAGTACATCGTCACGCCGGCGGCCTTGCAGGCCTCGATGGTGAGCTCGTCGCGCACCGACCCGCCGGGCTGGACGATGGCGGTGACGCCGGCGTCGATGAGGATCTGGGGGCCGTCCTCGAAGGGGAAGAAGGCGTCGGAGGCCGCGACCGAGCCGGCGGCCCGGTCGTCGGCGCGGGTGACCGCGAGGCGGCAGGAGTCGACCCGGTTGACCTGGCCCATGCCGATGCCGACGGCGGCGCCGTCCTTGGCCAGCAGGATCGCGTTGGACTTCGCGGCCCGGCAGGCCTTCCAGGCGAAGCCCAGGTCGGCGAGCACGTCGTCGGGGGCGGCCTCGCCGGTGACCAGGGTCCACGACGACGGGTCGTCGCCGCCGGTCTCGAGGGCGGCGTCGACGGCGTCGCGCTGCTGGACGAGCAGGCCGCCGGAGACCGGGCGGGTCTCGACCCCGCCGCGCTCGAGCGGCTCGCAGACCAGGATGCGGATGTTCTTCTTGCGCGCCAGCACCTCGACGGCGCCGTCCTCGTAGGCCGGGGCGACGATGACCTCGGTGAACACCTCGGCCACCTGCTCGGCCATCGCGACCGAGACCGGGCGGTTAGCGGCGATCACGCCACCGAAGGCCGAGACCGGGTCGCAGGCGTGGGCGCGGCGGTGCGCCTCGGCGATGTCGCCGCCGACGGCGATGCCGCAGGGGTTGGCGTGCTTGATCACGGCCACGGCGGGCTCGTCGAAGTCGTAGGCCGCACGGCGCGCGGCGTCGGTGTCGACGTAGTTGTTGTACGACATCTCCTTGCCGTGCAGCTGCTCGGCGCCGGCCAGGCCCGCGGACCCGTGACCGGTGCGGTAGATCGCCGCCGACTGGTGCGGGTTCTCGCCGTAGCGCAGCACGTCCTGGCGCTCCCAGGTCGCGCCCATCCACGCGGGGAAGCCGGCGCCGTCGCTGGTGTCGGTGAGCACGTTGCCCATCCAGGAGGCGACCGCGACGTCGTACGACGCGGTGTGCACGAAGGCCTCCGCGGCCAGGCGCTTGCGCTCCTCGAGCGTGAAGCCCCCGGCGGCCACCGCGCCGAGCACGTCGGCGTAGCGCCCGGGGCTGGTGACGATCGCGACCGAGGGGTGGTTCTTCGCGGCGGCGCGCACC
The Nocardioides marinisabuli genome window above contains:
- a CDS encoding bifunctional methylenetetrahydrofolate dehydrogenase/methenyltetrahydrofolate cyclohydrolase; amino-acid sequence: MTAQKLDGTATLKAIKAELTERVAALKERGVVPGLGTVLVGDDPGSHWYVGAKHKDCAEIGIESIRVDLPASATQAEVEAEIDRLNADPSCTGFLVQQPTGLDEYALLSRVDPDKDVDGLHPVSLGRLALNVEGSLPCTPVGCIELVRRHGIEVAGAEVVVVGRGLTVGRPLGLLLTRRSENATVTLCHTGTRDLAKHVREADIVVAAAGVPGIITADMVKPGAAVLDVGVSRVDGKIAGDVAADVWDVAGWVSPNPGGVGPMTRAMLLSNIVGMAEKAAS
- a CDS encoding type IV toxin-antitoxin system AbiEi family antitoxin domain-containing protein, which encodes MDVRPTPLTEPATTEQAAALGWTKRRLQRAREDGRVRRVLRGVYVDADVPDGTALRAAAARLVMPTRMVVCDRSAAWMHGVDHWEPSALDVPPHLEVVARDGTRTRLTGTRGALRSLAADDVMELDGVPVTTPLRTAADLACLRGRLGAAAVLDQFARRHGITPEDLRAITARFAGRRGVTQLRELAPSACGLLESPAESWVRRLVVDHQLPMPTPQVVVLLPEGQFRLDLAYPRLRIAIEYDGEEHHSSPEDRERDRLRREALRRAGWVVVVVRKDGLSGPGLDTWVRQLRAAVAERVGPAGRRYARGEGAGVHRR
- a CDS encoding DUF3017 domain-containing protein, whose amino-acid sequence is MSDPAGGADPEEPSYDAAEQATSVEEIAEEIAEEEGRRYPSTLGGLIYLGVLAAGAVGIVLAGRDDWRLGVSVLAGALMAAAAARLVLPARDAGMLAVRHRLVDVALLGGVGGLLLFLARTIPNQPGL
- the purH gene encoding bifunctional phosphoribosylaminoimidazolecarboxamide formyltransferase/IMP cyclohydrolase, translating into MSENRVPIRRALVSVYDKSGLEELVRGLHDAGVTLVSTGGSAKLIEGLGLPVTKVEDLTGFPECLDGRVKTLHPRVHAGILADRRLESHVQQLADLEVEPFDLVVSNLYPFTQTVESGATPDECVEQIDIGGPSMVRAAAKNHPSVAIVTSPGRYADVLGAVAAGGFTLEERKRLAAEAFVHTASYDVAVASWMGNVLTDTSDGAGFPAWMGATWERQDVLRYGENPHQSAAIYRTGHGSAGLAGAEQLHGKEMSYNNYVDTDAARRAAYDFDEPAVAVIKHANPCGIAVGGDIAEAHRRAHACDPVSAFGGVIAANRPVSVAMAEQVAEVFTEVIVAPAYEDGAVEVLARKKNIRILVCEPLERGGVETRPVSGGLLVQQRDAVDAALETGGDDPSSWTLVTGEAAPDDVLADLGFAWKACRAAKSNAILLAKDGAAVGIGMGQVNRVDSCRLAVTRADDRAAGSVAASDAFFPFEDGPQILIDAGVTAIVQPGGSVRDELTIEACKAAGVTMYFTGTRHFFH